One genomic region from Tautonia marina encodes:
- the lysA gene encoding diaminopimelate decarboxylase: MDHFHYRDRELYCEDLPARDLAERFGTPLYVYSTAALVGRLKELQTAFAELDPLVCYSVKANSNLGILKLMAEHGSGFDVVSGGELHRVTTAGGEAAKSVFAGVGKTDEEIRDALRAGVLLFNVESEAELDAIDAVARAEGVKAPIALRVNPDVDPKTHRYISTGKKESKFGMDIDRALRAADRVRSMEGLAMTGLHMHIGSQITSTEPYARASAKAAELIGQLRDMGHEIRWCNMGGGFGIDYRGGESKPLAAFAEVMVPVLKPTGCRLAMEPGRSIAGNAGILLSRVIYTKQSGDKRFVIQDAAMNDLIRPALYEGFHRIWPVQVPEGLPTWPESFEAAIPGTEPRDIVGPVCESGDFLAQDRPLPPVDRGDLLAVFSAGAYGMVMASNYNTRPRAAEILVSGSDARLVRRRETLDDLIGPEMVALEA, from the coding sequence ATGGACCATTTTCACTACCGTGACCGCGAACTGTACTGCGAAGACCTCCCCGCCCGGGACCTGGCCGAGCGCTTCGGCACCCCGCTGTACGTCTATAGCACCGCGGCCCTTGTCGGTCGGCTCAAGGAACTTCAAACGGCCTTCGCCGAGCTGGACCCGCTCGTCTGCTACTCGGTCAAGGCGAACTCGAACCTGGGTATTCTCAAGCTGATGGCCGAGCACGGCAGCGGCTTCGATGTCGTCTCGGGAGGCGAGTTGCACCGTGTCACCACGGCCGGGGGTGAGGCCGCGAAGTCGGTCTTCGCCGGAGTCGGCAAAACCGATGAGGAAATCCGAGACGCCCTCCGCGCCGGCGTCCTCCTGTTCAACGTTGAGAGCGAGGCCGAACTCGACGCCATCGACGCCGTCGCCCGCGCCGAAGGGGTGAAGGCCCCGATCGCCCTCCGGGTCAATCCCGACGTCGATCCGAAGACTCACCGCTACATCTCGACCGGCAAAAAAGAGTCAAAATTCGGCATGGACATCGACCGTGCCCTCCGCGCGGCTGATCGCGTCCGGAGCATGGAGGGCCTGGCGATGACCGGTCTGCACATGCACATCGGCTCTCAGATCACCAGCACCGAGCCCTACGCGCGAGCCTCGGCCAAGGCCGCCGAGCTGATCGGCCAGTTGCGCGACATGGGCCATGAGATCCGTTGGTGCAACATGGGAGGAGGATTCGGGATCGACTACCGAGGTGGCGAGTCGAAGCCGCTCGCCGCCTTTGCCGAGGTGATGGTCCCCGTCCTCAAGCCGACTGGCTGCCGCCTGGCGATGGAGCCCGGTCGGTCGATCGCCGGCAACGCGGGCATCCTCCTCAGCCGGGTCATCTACACCAAGCAATCAGGCGACAAGCGGTTCGTGATTCAGGACGCTGCGATGAACGACCTGATCCGCCCTGCCCTCTACGAAGGGTTCCACCGCATCTGGCCTGTGCAGGTTCCCGAAGGCTTGCCCACCTGGCCCGAGAGCTTCGAGGCCGCCATTCCCGGCACCGAGCCGCGCGACATCGTCGGCCCGGTCTGTGAGAGCGGCGACTTCCTCGCCCAGGACCGTCCCCTGCCCCCCGTCGATCGCGGCGACCTGCTCGCCGTCTTCTCGGCCGGGGCCTACGGCATGGTCATGGCCTCCAACTACAACACTCGGCCCCGCGCGGCCGAAATTCTCGTCAGTGGCTCCGACGCCCGGCTCGTCCGTCGTCGGGAAACGCTCGACGACCTGATCGGGCCGGAAATGGTCGCACTCGAAGCCTGA
- a CDS encoding carboxymuconolactone decarboxylase family protein, producing the protein MRQLSRSRWSILIMMAGVLSASITSADEDVSDQPNPIPETRADLKRALEASKQAKPRLPLPPLSPEEREREGAGAWSVVHNGRMRRWYLPDGFTSGGFPKRDEPGMTLGYPFQTKLFWIVSRANNCTYCLGHQESKLESVGVPEAEIALLDGDWSGVSPADRAAFEMARTMTLNPLELSEAHLDSLRSWYSDSQIAEILYVVASFNAMNRWTGALNIPQEAHRDYLSTLDPAFASVSTQVAPLGPARKPGGPRLAAPQARPPLESWDEVMAKLEECRERPIQLKLVSSDEAKARLGGHATNLSEPLPHWVRLLAQFPGVGVERVAILQAVKEEGSLDPMLRAQVAWVSARQDRAWYAVGHALKRLRSLGASDVQIQAMDGDRAGLEDQDRQVLAFAEGLTVDPALITDADVERLRSFLSDQEVAELIAVVAEAVFFNRLTEAAVLPLE; encoded by the coding sequence ATGCGTCAACTGAGCCGTTCACGTTGGTCAATCCTGATCATGATGGCTGGAGTTCTTTCCGCTTCGATCACCTCGGCGGACGAGGACGTATCGGATCAGCCCAATCCGATTCCTGAGACGAGAGCTGATCTGAAACGAGCACTGGAAGCCTCGAAGCAGGCGAAGCCTCGATTACCGTTGCCACCTCTGAGCCCCGAGGAACGCGAGCGGGAAGGGGCAGGAGCGTGGTCGGTGGTCCATAACGGGCGGATGAGGCGGTGGTATCTTCCTGACGGGTTTACCTCGGGAGGGTTCCCCAAACGGGACGAGCCGGGAATGACGCTCGGCTATCCGTTTCAGACCAAGCTGTTCTGGATCGTCTCGCGGGCCAATAATTGCACGTATTGCCTGGGACACCAGGAAAGCAAACTTGAATCGGTGGGAGTGCCGGAGGCAGAGATTGCCTTGCTTGATGGCGACTGGTCCGGCGTAAGTCCCGCGGATCGGGCAGCGTTCGAGATGGCCAGGACCATGACGCTCAATCCGCTGGAACTGAGCGAGGCTCACCTCGACTCCCTTCGATCATGGTATTCCGATTCACAGATCGCAGAGATCCTGTATGTCGTTGCCAGCTTCAACGCCATGAATCGTTGGACCGGAGCGTTGAACATTCCTCAGGAAGCGCATCGGGATTATCTTTCCACGCTCGATCCTGCCTTCGCCTCGGTGTCCACTCAGGTCGCACCGCTCGGGCCAGCCCGAAAACCAGGAGGTCCGCGCCTTGCCGCTCCCCAGGCACGCCCCCCCCTGGAATCGTGGGATGAAGTCATGGCGAAGTTGGAGGAGTGCCGAGAACGGCCGATTCAGCTCAAGCTCGTTTCTTCGGATGAGGCGAAGGCGAGGCTTGGAGGTCACGCGACCAACCTGAGCGAACCGCTGCCGCACTGGGTTCGCTTGCTAGCCCAGTTCCCCGGAGTGGGGGTCGAGCGGGTGGCGATCTTGCAGGCGGTCAAGGAGGAGGGATCGCTCGATCCGATGCTTCGAGCCCAGGTCGCCTGGGTCTCGGCCCGGCAGGATCGGGCCTGGTACGCGGTCGGTCACGCGCTGAAGCGGCTCCGCTCACTGGGTGCATCGGACGTGCAGATTCAGGCAATGGACGGGGATCGGGCCGGGCTTGAGGACCAGGATCGTCAGGTCCTGGCCTTTGCCGAAGGGCTGACGGTCGACCCAGCCCTCATCACGGATGCCGATGTGGAGAGGCTTCGATCATTCCTGTCGGATCAGGAAGTGGCCGAGTTGATTGCGGTCGTTGCCGAGGCGGTCTTCTTCAATCGATTGACCGAAGCCGCTGTGCTGCCCCTGGAATGA
- a CDS encoding type II toxin-antitoxin system HicA family toxin — protein sequence MMPQLPVRSGRQVVAIFEQFGWYVARQSSSHIILIHPEHQATLSAPDHKEVAKGTLRSLIRAAGLTTSEFINAS from the coding sequence CTGATGCCCCAACTTCCTGTGAGGAGCGGGCGTCAAGTGGTGGCGATCTTTGAACAATTCGGATGGTACGTTGCCAGACAGAGTTCGAGCCACATCATTCTGATTCATCCTGAACATCAAGCGACGCTTTCGGCTCCTGACCATAAGGAAGTCGCCAAAGGAACACTCAGGAGCCTGATCCGGGCAGCGGGTCTGACAACCTCGGAATTCATCAACGCATCGTAA
- a CDS encoding DUF1559 domain-containing protein, whose protein sequence is MSLRRSAFTLIELLVVIAIIGVLIALLLPAVQSAREAARRAQCLNNLKQLGIALHTYHDANGMFPLGRTIPFDTSYSSIARILPFVEQTTVGNAMNVDLSWSGLENQTVTTTNLSLLLCPSDSAELPVGWAGTNYRANEGTRVSMWHGSSDPGGVNAGMPAPNGLFFASVGIKAADIRDGLSQTAVFSEHVLGDFDNTRATRDADTFWPQTYPANADDAVRLCREMDWRDVQYQRVSDVGAPWIYGYHSTTSYWHSGPPNSVSCMFPPSRIMTIANSRHPGGVNVGMADGSVRFIKETVNLETWRALGSRNGGEVISADAF, encoded by the coding sequence ATGAGCTTACGCCGATCTGCATTTACCTTGATTGAACTGCTGGTCGTCATTGCGATCATCGGTGTCTTGATCGCCTTATTGTTGCCCGCGGTGCAGAGTGCTCGTGAGGCCGCGAGGCGGGCCCAGTGCCTGAACAACCTGAAGCAACTCGGGATTGCGCTGCATACATACCACGACGCGAATGGCATGTTTCCGCTGGGACGAACCATTCCGTTTGACACCTCCTATTCGTCGATTGCCCGCATTCTGCCGTTTGTGGAACAAACGACGGTGGGCAATGCGATGAACGTTGACCTGTCCTGGTCTGGCCTGGAAAACCAGACGGTCACGACCACGAACCTAAGCCTGTTGCTCTGTCCGTCAGATAGCGCCGAGCTGCCGGTAGGCTGGGCAGGGACGAACTATCGGGCGAATGAAGGAACACGTGTTTCCATGTGGCATGGTTCGAGTGATCCAGGGGGAGTGAACGCGGGGATGCCCGCGCCCAATGGTCTGTTCTTCGCGTCGGTCGGGATCAAGGCGGCGGACATCCGCGATGGACTGAGCCAGACCGCAGTCTTCAGCGAGCACGTTCTGGGCGACTTCGATAACACCCGAGCCACCCGAGACGCCGATACCTTCTGGCCCCAGACGTATCCGGCCAACGCCGATGATGCCGTGCGGTTGTGTCGGGAGATGGATTGGCGAGACGTGCAATACCAGCGCGTCAGCGACGTGGGGGCCCCCTGGATTTACGGGTATCACTCGACCACGAGCTACTGGCACTCCGGCCCGCCGAATTCGGTGTCGTGTATGTTTCCCCCCTCGCGGATCATGACCATCGCGAATAGCCGGCATCCGGGCGGGGTCAACGTGGGGATGGCGGACGGTTCCGTTCGGTTCATCAAAGAGACGGTAAATCTCGAAACATGGCGGGCGTTGGGATCGCGGAATGGTGGTGAGGTCATCTCGGCCGACGCCTTCTAA
- the argH gene encoding argininosuccinate lyase, which translates to MAEKPWGGRFADQTDRRVEQFTESISFDRRLFEHDIRGSIVHARMLARVGLISEAECEQIVQGLSEIRAEIADGLFHFSIEKEDIHMHIESALIARLGDVGRKLHTARSRNDQVSTDVRLWTRDAIDAIDDRLIELQRAFLHLADRHADLILPGYTHLQRAQPVLTAHYALAYVEKLARDRDRLADARRRLNLLPLGAAALAGTTLPIDRAFVAEELGFAGVAANSLDISSDRDFLVETVFCLTLIAEHLSGWAEEWILWSTQEFNFLTLPDAVCTGSSIMPQKKNPDVLELIRGRTARVVGSLQTLLVLIKGLPLAYNRDLQEDKLPLFDAVDTVTSCLELASVVVSGARLNRERIASRLDEGFLDATTLMEYLILKGVPQRTGHEVVGKLVSLCESRSCRLADLSLADFQAACPAIAEDVVHSLGVANAVKAFRSYGSTAPDQVQSQLAEWRTRLS; encoded by the coding sequence GTGGCCGAGAAGCCCTGGGGAGGTCGGTTCGCCGATCAAACCGACCGCCGGGTCGAGCAGTTTACCGAATCCATCTCCTTCGATCGCCGACTTTTCGAGCATGACATTCGTGGATCGATCGTTCACGCCCGCATGCTTGCGCGCGTTGGGCTGATTTCCGAGGCTGAGTGCGAACAGATTGTGCAAGGGCTGTCGGAGATTCGGGCGGAAATCGCCGATGGCCTGTTTCACTTCTCGATTGAGAAGGAAGACATCCACATGCACATCGAGTCGGCCCTGATCGCCCGGCTCGGTGACGTTGGCCGGAAGCTCCACACGGCCCGCAGCCGCAACGATCAGGTTTCGACCGATGTTCGTCTCTGGACTCGGGATGCGATCGACGCCATTGACGATCGCCTCATCGAATTACAACGCGCCTTCCTCCATCTGGCTGACCGGCACGCAGACCTGATTCTCCCCGGTTACACCCACTTGCAACGGGCTCAGCCGGTTCTGACGGCCCACTACGCCCTGGCTTACGTGGAAAAACTGGCACGCGATCGCGACCGTCTGGCCGATGCTCGCCGCCGCCTCAACCTGCTCCCGCTGGGAGCTGCTGCCTTGGCGGGCACAACCTTGCCGATCGACCGGGCATTCGTGGCCGAGGAACTCGGGTTCGCCGGCGTGGCGGCCAACAGCCTCGACATCTCCAGCGATCGCGACTTCCTGGTCGAAACGGTTTTCTGTCTGACCCTGATTGCCGAGCATCTCTCCGGATGGGCCGAGGAATGGATTCTCTGGAGCACCCAGGAGTTTAACTTCCTGACCCTGCCCGATGCCGTCTGCACCGGCAGCAGCATCATGCCCCAAAAGAAGAATCCCGACGTCCTCGAATTGATCCGAGGCCGCACCGCCCGGGTTGTCGGCTCCCTGCAAACCCTGCTCGTCCTGATCAAGGGGCTTCCGCTCGCCTACAACCGCGACCTTCAAGAGGACAAACTCCCGCTTTTCGATGCCGTGGACACCGTGACGTCCTGTCTCGAACTCGCCTCTGTCGTCGTCTCCGGGGCTCGATTGAACCGCGAGCGGATCGCCTCTCGACTCGACGAAGGCTTCCTCGACGCGACAACGCTGATGGAATACCTCATCCTTAAAGGGGTTCCCCAGCGCACCGGTCACGAGGTCGTCGGCAAGCTCGTCTCGCTCTGCGAATCCCGCTCCTGCCGCCTCGCCGACCTTTCCCTCGCCGACTTCCAGGCCGCCTGCCCCGCCATCGCGGAAGATGTCGTCCACTCCCTCGGCGTCGCAAATGCCGTCAAGGCCTTCCGATCCTACGGTTCCACCGCGCCGGATCAGGTTCAATCGCAACTTGCCGAGTGGCGAACGCGGCTGAGCTGA
- a CDS encoding restriction endonuclease, translated as MQHDIWSFAGDEVPPYHQLFNPLLTALRELGGSGSIQEIDEKAVELLQLGESALAQLHNAEQGNQTEIEYRLAWARTYLKKYGLIDNSVRGVWSLTKNAEHVHAVDPSEVTRRVRELSRQKAREGELEPLAEESETIDPQPWRSILHRLLTRELSPDGFERLVQRLLRESGFIQVEVTGRSGDGGIDGKGIARIHGLMSFHVIFQCKRYQGVVSSSEIRDFRGAMVGRADKGLFLTTGTYSREAVKEATRDGAPPIDLLDGDQLADKLKELGLGIRVEMVEHVTIDADWFRGI; from the coding sequence ATGCAGCATGACATCTGGTCTTTCGCAGGTGATGAGGTGCCGCCTTACCACCAACTCTTCAACCCTCTCCTCACGGCATTGAGGGAACTCGGAGGGTCTGGTTCGATTCAAGAAATCGATGAAAAGGCGGTCGAACTGCTGCAACTCGGCGAATCCGCTCTGGCTCAACTTCACAATGCCGAACAAGGAAATCAGACTGAGATCGAGTACCGACTTGCCTGGGCCCGAACCTACCTCAAGAAGTACGGTTTGATCGACAATTCCGTTCGTGGGGTATGGTCTCTGACCAAAAACGCTGAGCATGTTCATGCGGTTGACCCCTCAGAAGTCACCCGGCGCGTGCGAGAATTATCACGTCAGAAGGCTCGGGAAGGAGAACTCGAACCCCTTGCCGAGGAATCCGAAACCATAGATCCGCAACCCTGGAGATCGATCTTACATCGTTTGTTGACCCGCGAATTGTCGCCTGATGGCTTTGAGCGGCTCGTTCAACGTCTTCTCCGCGAATCAGGTTTTATTCAGGTCGAAGTCACGGGACGATCCGGAGACGGAGGAATCGACGGCAAAGGGATTGCGCGAATTCATGGGCTGATGAGTTTTCATGTGATCTTTCAGTGCAAACGTTATCAGGGAGTTGTCTCCTCTTCCGAGATCCGTGATTTCCGTGGAGCGATGGTTGGGCGAGCGGATAAAGGGCTCTTTCTCACCACAGGAACCTATTCTCGTGAGGCGGTCAAAGAGGCCACCCGGGACGGTGCCCCCCCGATCGACCTTCTTGATGGAGACCAACTCGCCGACAAGCTCAAGGAACTTGGCCTCGGAATCCGAGTCGAAATGGTCGAGCACGTCACGATTGACGCGGATTGGTTCAGAGGAATTTGA
- a CDS encoding type II toxin-antitoxin system HicB family antitoxin has product MKFTVTLDRDEDGVWIAECPSIPGCVSQGSTKGEALEQIKDAIKLCLEVRAERGMPLTIESQQVEVSV; this is encoded by the coding sequence ATGAAATTTACGGTGACCCTTGATCGCGACGAGGACGGTGTTTGGATCGCGGAGTGTCCATCAATCCCTGGTTGTGTAAGCCAGGGGTCGACGAAGGGAGAAGCCTTGGAGCAGATTAAAGACGCGATCAAGCTCTGCCTGGAAGTGCGCGCCGAACGGGGAATGCCCCTGACGATCGAATCGCAACAGGTGGAGGTTTCCGTCTGA
- a CDS encoding HEAT repeat domain-containing protein, whose product MLPNPIPRNREPGRAGALGRVLATMAVALATGAIGPVDSPATAQPPGLDRFAKPPETPLELWSAITYLTRVGLGDQALPLLDQFLAANPDDDTLLTLRDRFGIGSILKLQDDPRTADRVGEILSRLNAAVRRNAQREDRIRRYVGLLTGSPLQQSEALNRLGESGPYAVPVLLEAINALPPDSADRALLVANMGRLQRRAVPALIAGLDAPDPQLAADVASALGRIGDRRALPFLIADAASTDAERAPLSAEAAEAVLRLSGKPLDEFSQPPARLILDEARRYLLGLHEFPGTQVVLWTWNNEAGTVVPQNVAPSDVETVFGLRFAEAAHEIAPDDPNANAILTTFQVREALLRRDPAELAAPGELPEDLATELVGLGADSLTNALRLALQSKKFQAAPALITALALTGDASMLASDPPSPIVQALSAPDRRVQLAAARAIVALDPARSFPGSSRVVPSLARSIDSTLAQPQIVVVSGNPTTLTNLASSLRDRGFEPITASTADEGFLRAAESAGVDAVIVDPAFLQGRRDARDLLIDLRADARTARLPVLLPLPIDPARALARAQEYEFFQAEREPNDIPARAAPVAFVGRPRRAQINGRLSPTDRPPFGQPEREWPPQEDQEEPEEPPFPPRDDAADSPAPVADISGDLYALGPLDSGDTISAIIEPAPGSTLKPTDVVLWLDRREGTKGVPVAQGIGSLSARIDVPGVYDLRVQAVERYLYGYLAMYKLDLSIYDYDIAVAPLSGTARLSVEELAGQFDHVSLLAAPGDPMAVERALYRAWDEAGIRPNTPDERLAIVQSAADTLAQIADRPGGPFATDMAAVVPSLQRLMADPRFAASAAQALSVVPTLDAQRALAENAIDPSRALETQRAAADALRRSVQQFGPLLALDQRSRLIRAKDRAEDAELRAALEDVINHVRGSLSATPLQPESAPSTD is encoded by the coding sequence ATGCTCCCGAACCCGATCCCCCGCAATCGCGAGCCGGGCCGAGCCGGTGCCCTCGGCCGGGTTCTTGCGACAATGGCCGTAGCCCTGGCGACCGGAGCGATTGGCCCCGTCGACAGCCCTGCGACCGCCCAGCCTCCGGGCCTCGATCGCTTCGCCAAGCCTCCGGAAACCCCCCTCGAACTCTGGTCGGCCATTACCTATCTCACTCGGGTCGGTCTTGGCGATCAGGCCCTTCCGCTCCTCGACCAGTTCCTGGCCGCCAATCCCGACGACGACACCTTGTTGACGCTCCGCGATCGCTTCGGCATTGGCTCAATCCTGAAACTTCAGGATGATCCTCGAACCGCCGATCGCGTCGGTGAAATCCTTTCCCGCCTGAACGCTGCCGTGCGACGCAATGCGCAGCGAGAGGATCGGATTCGCCGCTATGTCGGTCTGCTCACCGGCTCGCCGCTTCAGCAATCCGAGGCTCTCAACCGTCTCGGGGAATCCGGCCCGTATGCCGTGCCCGTCCTCCTCGAAGCCATCAATGCCTTGCCGCCCGATTCCGCCGATCGCGCCTTGCTCGTCGCCAACATGGGTCGTCTCCAGCGTCGGGCTGTGCCGGCCCTGATCGCCGGTCTCGATGCGCCCGATCCCCAACTCGCCGCCGATGTCGCCTCGGCACTTGGGCGGATCGGAGATCGACGCGCCCTGCCCTTCCTGATTGCCGACGCCGCCTCGACCGACGCCGAACGAGCCCCTCTGTCCGCCGAAGCTGCCGAGGCCGTCCTCCGGCTCTCCGGCAAACCGCTCGACGAATTCTCCCAGCCGCCGGCTCGATTGATCCTCGACGAGGCTCGCCGCTACCTGCTGGGCTTGCACGAGTTTCCCGGCACCCAGGTCGTCCTCTGGACCTGGAACAATGAGGCCGGAACGGTCGTTCCCCAGAATGTCGCTCCCTCGGACGTGGAAACCGTCTTCGGCCTCCGCTTTGCCGAGGCCGCGCACGAGATCGCCCCGGACGATCCCAATGCTAATGCCATCCTGACCACCTTTCAGGTCCGCGAGGCCCTTCTGCGCCGAGACCCGGCGGAACTCGCGGCTCCCGGTGAACTTCCCGAGGACCTCGCAACCGAACTGGTCGGCCTTGGTGCGGACAGCCTGACGAACGCCTTGCGACTGGCCCTTCAGTCTAAGAAGTTCCAGGCCGCGCCGGCCCTGATCACCGCCCTGGCGCTGACCGGCGATGCCTCGATGCTGGCGAGCGATCCCCCCTCACCAATCGTTCAGGCTCTGTCGGCCCCCGACCGCCGCGTGCAACTTGCCGCGGCCCGCGCCATTGTTGCGTTGGACCCTGCTCGGTCGTTCCCTGGTTCCAGTCGGGTCGTTCCCAGCCTGGCCCGATCCATCGACAGCACCCTGGCCCAGCCTCAGATCGTGGTGGTGAGTGGTAATCCGACGACGCTGACCAACCTGGCGTCCTCGTTACGCGACCGCGGTTTCGAACCCATCACTGCCTCCACCGCCGACGAAGGATTCCTTCGCGCCGCCGAGTCCGCGGGGGTCGACGCCGTCATCGTGGACCCCGCCTTCCTCCAGGGGCGTCGAGACGCTCGCGACCTGCTGATCGACCTTCGGGCCGATGCCCGAACCGCTCGGCTCCCGGTGCTTCTGCCCCTACCGATCGACCCGGCCCGAGCTCTTGCTCGAGCCCAGGAGTATGAGTTCTTCCAGGCGGAACGCGAGCCGAACGACATTCCCGCTCGGGCCGCTCCGGTTGCCTTCGTCGGCCGTCCCCGTCGGGCCCAGATCAACGGCCGGCTCTCTCCGACCGATCGTCCCCCCTTCGGACAACCCGAGCGGGAATGGCCGCCACAGGAGGATCAAGAGGAACCCGAGGAGCCCCCATTCCCCCCGCGGGATGACGCCGCAGATTCCCCCGCTCCGGTGGCAGACATCTCCGGAGACCTCTACGCCCTTGGCCCCCTCGATTCGGGCGACACCATCTCCGCCATCATCGAACCTGCTCCGGGAAGCACGCTGAAGCCCACCGACGTCGTCCTCTGGCTCGATCGTCGCGAGGGGACGAAAGGAGTGCCGGTGGCTCAAGGGATTGGCTCACTGTCTGCTCGAATCGACGTTCCAGGCGTGTACGACCTTCGCGTGCAGGCGGTCGAGCGATACCTCTACGGCTATCTGGCGATGTACAAGCTGGATTTGAGCATCTATGACTACGACATTGCCGTGGCTCCGCTTAGTGGCACCGCTCGCCTGAGTGTTGAGGAACTGGCCGGCCAGTTCGATCACGTCTCGCTGCTCGCGGCACCGGGCGATCCGATGGCGGTGGAACGTGCCCTGTACCGAGCCTGGGACGAGGCCGGCATCCGACCGAATACGCCCGATGAGCGCCTGGCGATTGTTCAGTCGGCCGCCGACACGTTGGCTCAGATCGCCGATCGTCCCGGTGGGCCCTTTGCGACCGACATGGCCGCTGTTGTTCCGTCCTTGCAACGCCTGATGGCCGACCCGAGGTTCGCGGCATCCGCGGCTCAGGCTCTGTCGGTGGTTCCGACCCTCGACGCCCAGCGAGCCCTGGCGGAAAACGCAATTGACCCGTCGCGAGCCCTCGAAACCCAAAGGGCCGCGGCCGACGCGCTTCGTCGCAGCGTTCAGCAGTTCGGCCCCTTGCTCGCCCTCGATCAGCGTAGTCGCCTGATCCGAGCAAAAGACCGCGCGGAGGACGCCGAACTCAGAGCGGCGCTGGAAGATGTCATCAACCATGTTCGAGGATCCCTCAGCGCCACTCCTTTGCAGCCTGAGTCGGCCCCCAGCACCGATTGA
- a CDS encoding sigma-54 interaction domain-containing protein codes for MPSHLSDRPDHATRSGGPDDPSSGLPGVISGSAIMHEVARVTRQVARSRACVLIVGETGAGKELIARAIHDLSPRASGPYIRVNCGALTESLLESELFGHVKGSFTGAVENRTGRFEAAHTGTIFLDEINSTSPKLQVKLLRVLQEGEFERVGDVSTKKVDVRVVAATNRELREEIDAGRFREDLYYRINVVPIDLPPLRDRRDDIPPLVTFFLARYSDQNQREMRRVDPEAMKLLVRYDWPGNVRELQNYVERAVVLGEGPELKPEHLPPQLRGEAPPRPIRGRSPDLDTLISDLVRRGLLAAGPNADELIRRIVAPVERELIQQVLTSCDRVQIKAAARLGINRNTLHKKLTEYGLDTPASNGDGSSPAPTDRDEP; via the coding sequence ATGCCCTCACACCTGAGCGACCGACCCGACCACGCCACACGATCGGGAGGCCCCGACGACCCTTCCTCAGGTCTTCCCGGTGTGATCAGCGGCAGCGCGATCATGCACGAGGTCGCCAGGGTCACGCGCCAGGTTGCCCGGTCCCGGGCCTGCGTTCTGATCGTCGGAGAAACCGGCGCGGGCAAGGAATTGATCGCCCGAGCGATCCACGACCTCAGCCCTCGGGCCTCCGGCCCTTATATCCGGGTCAACTGCGGAGCCCTGACCGAGAGCCTTCTCGAATCGGAGCTGTTCGGCCACGTCAAGGGTTCGTTCACCGGCGCGGTCGAAAACCGCACCGGACGATTCGAGGCAGCTCATACCGGCACGATCTTTCTTGATGAGATCAACAGCACCTCACCCAAGCTTCAGGTCAAGCTGCTCCGTGTGCTCCAGGAAGGGGAGTTCGAGCGCGTCGGCGACGTCAGCACCAAGAAGGTTGATGTCCGCGTCGTGGCCGCGACCAACCGCGAACTCCGCGAAGAAATCGACGCCGGTCGATTTCGAGAAGACCTGTACTATCGGATCAACGTCGTCCCGATCGACCTTCCACCCCTCCGAGACCGCCGCGACGACATTCCCCCCCTCGTCACGTTCTTCCTGGCCCGCTATAGCGATCAGAACCAGCGAGAGATGCGCCGGGTCGATCCGGAAGCCATGAAGTTGCTTGTTCGTTACGACTGGCCCGGCAATGTCCGCGAGCTCCAAAACTATGTCGAACGAGCCGTGGTTCTGGGCGAGGGACCGGAGCTGAAACCCGAACATCTCCCTCCCCAGCTTCGGGGCGAAGCTCCTCCCCGACCCATTCGGGGACGATCCCCCGACCTCGACACCCTGATCTCCGATCTCGTGCGCCGAGGTCTGCTTGCCGCCGGACCCAATGCCGATGAATTGATTCGACGCATCGTTGCCCCTGTCGAGCGCGAGCTGATCCAGCAGGTGCTCACCTCGTGCGATCGCGTTCAGATCAAGGCGGCCGCCCGCCTCGGGATCAACCGCAACACCCTGCACAAGAAGCTGACCGAGTACGGGCTCGACACTCCCGCGTCGAACGGTGATGGATCCTCCCCTGCCCCGACCGACCGGGACGAGCCGTGA